The Streptomyces europaeiscabiei genome window below encodes:
- the upp gene encoding uracil phosphoribosyltransferase encodes MRLHVVDHPLVAHKLTTLRDRRTDSPTFRRLADELVTLLAYEATRDVRTELVDITTPVASTTGVKLSHPRPLVVPILRAGLGMLDGMVRLLPTAEVGFLGMIRNEETLEASTYATRMPEDLSGRQVYVLDPMLATGGTLVAAIRELIKRGADDVTAVVLLAAPEGVEIMERELAGSPVTVVTAAVDERLNEHGYIVPGLGDAGDRLYGAAE; translated from the coding sequence ATGCGTCTCCACGTCGTCGACCACCCTCTGGTCGCTCACAAGCTCACCACGCTGCGCGACCGGCGCACCGACTCCCCGACCTTCCGGCGCCTCGCCGACGAACTGGTCACCCTGCTCGCCTACGAGGCCACGCGGGACGTGCGCACCGAGCTGGTCGACATCACGACGCCGGTCGCCTCGACCACGGGCGTCAAGCTCTCCCACCCGCGCCCGCTCGTCGTGCCGATCCTCCGGGCCGGCCTCGGCATGCTCGACGGCATGGTCCGGCTGCTGCCGACCGCCGAGGTGGGCTTCCTGGGCATGATCCGCAACGAGGAGACACTTGAGGCCTCCACCTACGCCACCCGCATGCCCGAGGACCTCTCCGGGCGCCAGGTGTACGTCCTCGACCCCATGCTCGCCACCGGCGGCACCCTCGTCGCCGCGATCCGTGAGCTGATCAAGCGCGGCGCCGACGATGTGACCGCCGTGGTGCTCCTCGCCGCCCCCGAAGGCGTCGAGATCATGGAGCGCGAGCTGGCGGGCTCCCCGGTGACGGTCGTGACCGCCGCCGTCGACGAGCGCCTCAACGAGCACGGCTACATCGTGCCGGGCCTGGGAGACGCGGGCGACCGCCTGTACGGCGCCGCCGAATAG
- a CDS encoding type II toxin-antitoxin system VapB family antitoxin produces MIFKRIGNGRPYPDHGRESTRQWADVAPRPVRLDQLVTTKGQLDLETLLAEDSTFYGDLFAHVVKWQGDLYLEDGLHRAVRAALQQRQVLHARVLELD; encoded by the coding sequence GTGATCTTCAAGCGCATCGGAAACGGCCGGCCGTACCCCGACCACGGCCGGGAAAGCACCCGGCAGTGGGCGGACGTCGCACCGCGCCCGGTCCGCCTCGATCAGCTCGTGACGACCAAGGGGCAGCTGGACCTGGAGACCCTCCTCGCCGAGGACTCCACCTTCTACGGCGACCTCTTCGCGCACGTGGTGAAGTGGCAGGGCGATCTGTACCTGGAGGACGGCCTCCACCGCGCGGTCCGCGCGGCCCTCCAGCAACGCCAGGTGCTCCACGCCCGCGTCCTCGAACTGGACTAG
- a CDS encoding TetR/AcrR family transcriptional regulator, which yields MVRGTGRAEGAARASVWLEGKARDGRGRQPSGLDRERITATAVRLLDAEGLGKFSMRRLAAELNVTAMSVYWYVDTKDDLLELALDQAFDEMRLPAADSDEDWRDQLRTLAGEYRAVLVRHPWVSPLAGTFLNIGPHALDFSLAVQRVIRRTGLPARGQAGAISAVFQFVYGFGTIEGHFVQRCASAGMTQEEYFRHAMSAVSDTPEPHEVIQHSADLMEARGGDTVEEMRAYDFTYALDTLVAGIEVMAQRG from the coding sequence ATGGTGCGGGGAACCGGTCGGGCCGAGGGGGCCGCGCGAGCCAGTGTCTGGCTGGAGGGCAAGGCGCGGGACGGGCGGGGCCGGCAGCCGTCGGGGCTGGACCGGGAGCGGATCACCGCGACGGCCGTGCGGCTGCTGGACGCGGAGGGGCTGGGCAAGTTCTCGATGCGCCGGCTGGCCGCCGAGCTGAACGTGACCGCGATGTCGGTCTACTGGTACGTGGACACCAAGGACGACCTGCTGGAACTGGCGCTGGACCAGGCGTTCGACGAGATGCGGCTGCCGGCGGCGGACTCCGACGAGGACTGGCGGGACCAACTGCGCACACTGGCCGGGGAGTACCGGGCGGTCCTGGTCCGCCATCCCTGGGTGTCGCCCCTCGCCGGTACCTTCCTCAACATCGGCCCGCACGCGCTCGACTTCTCGCTCGCCGTGCAGCGCGTGATCCGCCGCACCGGCCTGCCCGCGCGCGGCCAGGCCGGTGCCATCTCGGCGGTCTTCCAGTTCGTGTACGGCTTCGGCACCATCGAGGGCCACTTCGTCCAGCGCTGCGCCTCGGCCGGCATGACCCAGGAGGAGTACTTCCGGCACGCCATGAGCGCGGTGTCCGACACCCCCGAACCCCACGAGGTCATCCAGCACTCCGCGGACCTCATGGAGGCCCGTGGCGGCGACACGGTCGAGGAGATGCGCGCCTATGACTTCACCTACGCCCTGGACACCCTCGTCGCCGGCATCGAGGTGATGGCACAGCGGGGCTGA
- a CDS encoding tRNA adenosine deaminase-associated protein, with protein sequence MYFAALLARTEDGWKASDTELDDVETLSDLADLAREASPGDDTVLVLIEQEDAWFGVVRIDGEDDPRIYVSDAAAAARSSYGEILLTDELLGREPGEDEPDLDSLDLDGTEDGESDTDDDDDDDTSAEAVPHSPVGDIEILDDLGVGEKELRALDADDALGSIADALGASEVLETVR encoded by the coding sequence GTGTACTTCGCCGCACTGCTCGCGCGCACCGAAGACGGGTGGAAAGCGAGCGACACAGAGCTCGACGATGTGGAAACCCTGTCGGATCTGGCCGACCTGGCCCGTGAAGCCTCGCCCGGCGACGACACGGTGCTGGTGCTCATCGAGCAGGAGGACGCCTGGTTCGGCGTCGTCCGCATCGATGGCGAGGACGACCCTCGTATCTATGTCTCGGACGCCGCCGCCGCTGCCCGCAGCAGCTACGGCGAGATCCTGCTCACCGACGAACTGCTCGGAAGGGAGCCCGGCGAGGACGAGCCCGACCTGGACTCCCTCGACCTCGACGGCACCGAGGACGGCGAGTCCGACACCGACGACGATGACGATGACGACACGTCCGCCGAGGCCGTGCCGCACAGCCCCGTCGGCGACATCGAGATCCTCGACGACCTGGGGGTGGGTGAGAAGGAGCTGCGCGCCCTCGACGCCGACGACGCCCTCGGCTCGATCGCCGACGCCCTCGGAGCGTCGGAGGTCCTGGAGACGGTCCGCTGA
- a CDS encoding MarR family winged helix-turn-helix transcriptional regulator, translating into MAGQAHYEELVRQLSAIGAVKRELTRMLPHQCPGGSAGVLTLLGRHGEMRMSRLAELLAVDMSVTSRHVAHVAERGWIERLPDPVDKRSRILRLTTEGRAVVSELDRRSGRLMADRLSAWSDDEVAQLARLLGRLRESFDATAPTRTAAQPTGTPT; encoded by the coding sequence ATGGCCGGGCAGGCGCACTACGAGGAGCTGGTTCGTCAGCTCAGTGCCATCGGGGCCGTGAAGCGGGAGCTCACCAGGATGCTGCCGCACCAGTGTCCCGGCGGATCGGCGGGAGTCCTGACCCTGCTCGGCCGGCACGGCGAGATGCGGATGAGCAGGCTCGCCGAACTGCTCGCGGTGGACATGTCCGTGACCAGCCGTCATGTCGCGCACGTCGCAGAGCGGGGCTGGATCGAACGCCTCCCCGACCCGGTCGACAAACGCTCACGCATCCTGCGCCTGACCACCGAGGGCCGGGCCGTGGTCTCGGAGCTGGACCGGCGCAGCGGTCGGCTGATGGCCGACCGGCTGAGCGCCTGGTCCGACGACGAGGTCGCCCAGCTCGCCCGGCTCCTGGGCCGGCTGCGCGAGAGCTTCGACGCCACCGCGCCGACCCGTACGGCCGCACAGCCGACCGGGACGCCCACGTAG
- a CDS encoding siderophore-interacting protein: MGQGHGWEGAVLKLLRGKDFVFTVTGAEQVTEHYRRLHLGDGGMLAVTGVHPTMWVRLWFDAAGKPHQRAYTLVDPDPAAGTFSLEFALHDGHASDWARAAQPGDTIEATVHGTAFTDPDPAPSHILAIGDPASLPALNSLLDALPSAPATIWFETSTETKTEEEKGEVEVTAAAVAAVAVAVAVDPKADTDPAHGASMTGEASMTGEASMTGGLPLRLDPTRHDFRPVPRQDAGDRLLTQVKTDAPALLENTPDPYVWIACDTSTTRSLTAYFRKELGLPRHRMHALGYWRP; this comes from the coding sequence ATGGGGCAGGGGCACGGTTGGGAGGGAGCGGTCCTCAAACTGCTCCGCGGGAAGGACTTCGTCTTCACGGTGACCGGTGCGGAACAAGTCACCGAGCACTACCGCCGACTGCACCTCGGCGACGGCGGCATGCTCGCGGTGACCGGCGTCCACCCGACGATGTGGGTACGCCTCTGGTTCGACGCCGCCGGCAAACCGCACCAGCGGGCGTACACCCTCGTCGACCCCGACCCGGCCGCCGGCACCTTCAGCCTGGAGTTCGCCCTCCACGACGGCCACGCCAGCGACTGGGCCCGCGCCGCGCAGCCCGGCGACACCATCGAGGCCACGGTCCACGGCACCGCCTTCACCGACCCCGACCCGGCCCCCTCCCACATCCTCGCCATCGGCGACCCGGCCTCCCTCCCAGCCCTCAACTCCCTCCTCGACGCACTCCCGTCAGCCCCGGCGACGATCTGGTTCGAGACGTCGACGGAGACGAAGACCGAGGAGGAGAAAGGGGAGGTGGAGGTTACTGCGGCTGCGGTTGCGGCTGTGGCTGTGGCTGTGGCTGTGGACCCGAAGGCGGACACCGACCCGGCACACGGGGCCTCCATGACAGGCGAGGCCTCCATGACAGGCGAGGCCTCCATGACAGGCGGGCTCCCCCTCCGCCTCGACCCCACCCGCCACGACTTCCGCCCGGTCCCCCGCCAGGACGCCGGCGACCGTCTCCTCACCCAGGTGAAGACCGACGCCCCCGCGCTCCTGGAGAACACCCCCGATCCCTACGTCTGGATCGCCTGCGACACCTCGACGACCCGCTCCCTGACCGCGTACTTCCGTAAAGAACTGGGCTTGCCGAGGCACCGGATGCACGCGCTGGGCTACTGGCGCCCGTAA
- a CDS encoding LytR C-terminal domain-containing protein produces the protein MGGQYRITGDKYPRLRRPKRRRRLVLSVVASVTALGLVGWGTLQLIDVFTGDEDQAAAAGPKADCASRVSPSPKASGPAGKSRASAKGFPAPGRITVNVLNATPRAGLAKETADELKKRGFRIGNVGNATKEYDKKVKGAAILLGAKAAESAALPVLNTQLTGAQLKTDGRKKATEVDLVIGTGFKALSKQKDADKALATLTSPEPTPTAAKTC, from the coding sequence ATGGGCGGCCAGTACCGGATCACGGGGGACAAGTACCCGAGGCTGCGCCGGCCCAAGAGGCGTCGCAGGCTCGTCCTCTCGGTCGTCGCGTCCGTGACCGCGCTGGGCCTCGTCGGCTGGGGAACCCTGCAGCTCATCGATGTCTTCACCGGTGACGAGGACCAGGCCGCCGCGGCCGGACCCAAGGCGGACTGCGCGTCCCGGGTGAGCCCTTCCCCGAAAGCGAGCGGGCCGGCCGGGAAGTCCCGGGCGTCCGCCAAGGGCTTCCCCGCACCCGGCAGGATCACCGTCAACGTCCTCAACGCCACGCCCCGCGCCGGCCTCGCCAAGGAGACCGCCGACGAGCTGAAGAAGCGCGGCTTCCGTATCGGCAACGTGGGCAACGCGACCAAGGAGTACGACAAGAAGGTCAAGGGCGCCGCGATACTGCTCGGCGCGAAGGCCGCCGAGAGCGCGGCGCTGCCCGTCCTCAACACCCAGCTCACCGGCGCGCAGCTGAAGACCGACGGCCGCAAGAAGGCCACTGAGGTGGACCTCGTCATCGGCACCGGCTTCAAGGCCCTCAGCAAGCAGAAGGACGCCGACAAGGCCCTGGCCACCCTGACCAGTCCCGAGCCGACGCCCACCGCTGCGAAAACCTGCTGA
- a CDS encoding RNA polymerase sigma factor SigF: MDEEVALTLSASTAPPQEEVPAPDPASAQVTPQATAPAPEKRRGADTRALTQVLFGELKHLAPGTPEHNRVRGALIEANLPLVRYAAARFRSRNEPMEDVIQVGTIGLINAIDRFDPDRGVQFPTFAMPTVIGEIKRYFRDNVRTVHVPRRLHELWVQVNSATEDLTTAFGRTPSTAEIAERLRITEEEVLSCIEAGRSYHATSLEAAQEGDGMPGLLDRLGYEDPELDGVEHRDLVRHLLVQLPEREQRILLLRYYSNLTQSQISVELGVSQMHVSRLLARSFARLRSANRIEA, encoded by the coding sequence ATGGATGAAGAGGTGGCGTTGACCTTGTCGGCCAGTACTGCGCCTCCCCAGGAAGAAGTCCCGGCCCCCGACCCCGCGTCGGCCCAGGTCACACCCCAGGCCACCGCTCCCGCCCCGGAGAAACGTCGCGGCGCGGACACCCGGGCCCTCACCCAGGTGCTGTTCGGCGAGCTGAAGCACCTGGCGCCGGGCACTCCGGAGCACAACCGCGTGCGGGGGGCGCTCATCGAGGCGAATCTCCCGCTCGTGCGCTATGCGGCCGCCCGTTTCCGCTCCCGCAACGAGCCCATGGAGGACGTGATCCAGGTCGGGACCATCGGGCTGATCAACGCCATCGACCGGTTCGACCCGGACCGGGGCGTGCAGTTCCCGACGTTCGCGATGCCGACCGTCATCGGGGAGATCAAGCGGTACTTCCGCGACAACGTCCGCACGGTCCACGTCCCGCGCCGGCTGCACGAGCTGTGGGTGCAGGTGAACAGCGCGACCGAGGACCTTACGACCGCCTTCGGGCGCACCCCCTCCACCGCCGAGATCGCCGAGCGGCTGCGCATCACCGAGGAGGAGGTCCTGTCCTGCATCGAGGCGGGCCGCTCGTACCACGCGACCTCCCTGGAGGCCGCCCAGGAGGGCGACGGGATGCCGGGGCTGCTCGACCGGCTGGGCTACGAGGACCCCGAGCTCGACGGCGTCGAGCACCGCGACCTCGTACGGCATCTCCTCGTACAACTCCCCGAGCGCGAACAGCGGATCCTGCTGCTTCGCTACTACAGCAACCTCACGCAGTCGCAGATCAGCGTGGAGCTGGGGGTCTCCCAGATGCATGTGTCACGCCTGCTGGCCCGGAGCTTCGCGCGGCTGCGTTCGGCCAACCGGATCGAGGCGTAG
- a CDS encoding HhH-GPD-type base excision DNA repair protein: MNVTLHLAQDPEADELLGRSPLAALVGMLLDQQVPMEWAFKGPRTIAERLGADDLDAHEIAAADPESFVALLSTKPAVHRYPGSMAKRIQQLCQYLVDHYDGDASAVWQDATTGEELLSRLESLPGFGRQKAQIFLALLGKQLGVHPTGWREAAGSYGDPDSFRSVADIKGPDSLAKVRAHKQEMKAAAKAAKASGK; the protein is encoded by the coding sequence ATGAACGTCACCCTTCACCTCGCCCAGGACCCCGAGGCGGACGAGCTCCTCGGGCGCAGTCCGCTCGCCGCGCTGGTCGGCATGCTGCTGGACCAGCAAGTGCCGATGGAGTGGGCGTTCAAGGGCCCGCGGACCATTGCCGAACGGCTCGGCGCGGACGACCTGGACGCCCACGAGATCGCGGCGGCCGACCCGGAGTCCTTCGTCGCACTGCTGTCCACGAAACCTGCGGTACACCGCTACCCCGGTTCCATGGCCAAGCGGATCCAGCAACTGTGCCAGTACCTCGTCGACCACTACGACGGCGACGCGAGCGCGGTCTGGCAGGACGCGACGACGGGCGAGGAGCTGCTCTCCCGCCTCGAATCCCTCCCGGGCTTCGGGCGGCAGAAGGCCCAGATCTTCCTCGCCCTGCTCGGCAAGCAACTCGGCGTCCACCCCACCGGCTGGCGCGAAGCCGCCGGCTCCTACGGCGACCCCGACTCCTTCCGCTCCGTGGCCGACATCAAGGGCCCCGACTCCCTGGCCAAGGTCCGCGCCCACAAACAGGAAATGAAGGCAGCGGCCAAAGCGGCGAAAGCCTCCGGCAAGTAA
- a CDS encoding RNA polymerase sigma factor SigF: MSADQGSSKVLTLDKSETAPDALQAPQDPRALEDLPGPQAPPVTDLPASSASANIDTRTLSRSLFLRLAALDENSPERAYVRDTLIELNLPLVRYAAARFRSRNEPMEDIVQVGTIGLIKAIDRFDCERGVEFPTFAMPTVVGEIKRFFRDTSWSVRVPRRLQELRLALTKASDELSQKLDRSPTVAELAAVLGVSEEDVVDGLAVGNAYTASSLDSPAPEDDGGEGSLADRLGYEDTALEGVEYRESLKPLLAKLPPRERRIIMLRFFANMTQSQIGEEVGISQMHVSRLLTRTLAQLREGLISD, translated from the coding sequence ATGTCCGCAGACCAGGGCAGCTCGAAGGTGCTCACGCTCGACAAGAGCGAGACCGCGCCCGACGCTCTCCAGGCCCCTCAGGACCCTCGGGCGCTTGAGGACCTTCCCGGTCCCCAGGCCCCGCCGGTGACTGACCTTCCGGCCTCGTCGGCCTCGGCGAACATCGACACCCGCACCCTGTCCCGCTCCCTGTTCCTGCGGCTGGCCGCACTTGACGAGAACAGCCCCGAGCGTGCCTATGTGCGGGACACCCTCATCGAGCTCAACCTCCCGCTGGTGCGTTACGCCGCCGCACGTTTCCGGTCGCGCAACGAGCCGATGGAGGACATCGTCCAGGTCGGCACGATCGGCCTGATCAAGGCGATCGACCGCTTCGACTGCGAACGGGGCGTGGAGTTCCCGACGTTCGCGATGCCGACGGTCGTGGGCGAGATCAAGCGGTTCTTCCGCGACACCTCGTGGTCGGTCCGGGTTCCGCGCCGCCTCCAGGAGCTGCGTCTGGCCCTCACCAAGGCCAGCGACGAGCTGTCCCAGAAGCTCGACCGCTCCCCGACGGTCGCCGAACTCGCCGCCGTCCTGGGCGTGTCCGAGGAGGACGTCGTCGACGGCCTCGCGGTCGGCAACGCCTACACGGCGTCGTCACTGGACTCCCCGGCCCCCGAGGACGACGGCGGCGAGGGCTCCCTCGCGGACCGCCTCGGCTACGAGGACACGGCGCTGGAGGGCGTGGAGTACCGCGAGTCCCTCAAGCCGCTGCTGGCCAAGCTGCCGCCCCGCGAGCGCCGGATCATCATGCTCCGGTTCTTCGCGAACATGACGCAGTCCCAGATCGGCGAAGAGGTCGGCATCTCCCAGATGCACGTCTCCCGCCTCCTCACCCGGACGCTGGCCCAGCTCCGCGAGGGCCTGATCTCGGACTGA
- a CDS encoding Dabb family protein, whose protein sequence is MIRHLVLFKLNEGVERDDPRVVKGVDAFRALDGTIEEIRSWELGWNFSDRPIAYDFAINSAFDDTDALRTYAEHPDHQAGVALWREFATWIIADYEF, encoded by the coding sequence ATGATCCGCCACCTGGTCCTCTTCAAGCTCAACGAGGGCGTCGAGCGCGACGACCCGCGAGTGGTGAAGGGCGTGGACGCCTTCCGCGCACTCGACGGCACGATCGAGGAGATCCGCTCCTGGGAACTGGGCTGGAACTTCAGCGACCGCCCCATCGCCTACGACTTCGCGATCAACTCCGCGTTCGACGACACGGACGCGCTGCGCACCTACGCCGAGCACCCGGACCACCAGGCGGGCGTGGCACTGTGGCGCGAGTTCGCCACGTGGATCATCGCCGACTACGAGTTCTGA
- the tadA gene encoding tRNA adenosine(34) deaminase TadA, whose product MRLALAEAGRAAEGGDVPVGAVVLSPDGTTVLATGHNEREATGDPTAHAEVLAVRRAAAVLGEWRLTGCTLVVTLEPCTMCAGALVQSRVDRVVYGARDEKAGATGSLWDVVRDRRLNHRPEVVEGVLADDCARILTDFFRTR is encoded by the coding sequence ATGCGGCTCGCCCTGGCCGAGGCCGGCCGGGCCGCCGAGGGCGGTGACGTCCCGGTCGGTGCGGTCGTCCTGTCCCCGGACGGCACGACCGTACTGGCCACCGGGCACAACGAACGCGAGGCGACCGGCGACCCGACCGCCCATGCCGAGGTGCTGGCCGTCCGCCGGGCCGCCGCCGTTCTGGGAGAGTGGCGGCTGACCGGCTGCACCCTGGTCGTCACCCTCGAACCCTGCACGATGTGCGCGGGCGCCCTCGTTCAGTCCCGGGTCGACCGGGTCGTCTACGGCGCCCGCGACGAGAAGGCCGGCGCCACCGGCTCCCTCTGGGACGTCGTACGCGACCGCCGCCTCAACCACCGCCCCGAGGTGGTCGAGGGCGTCCTCGCCGACGACTGCGCCAGGATTCTCACCGACTTCTTCCGGACCCGCTGA
- a CDS encoding MFS transporter yields MATTTPAGVRAHAKHGGGPVKGAPHSGGDHAPMTHRQIMEALTGLLLGMFVAILSSTIVSNALPDIIKDLGGGQSAYTWVVTASLLAMTASTPLWGKLADLFSKKLLIQLALVIFVLGSAAAGLSQNAGMLIGFRAVQGIGMGGLSALAQIILAAMISPRERGRYNGYLGATFATAMVGGPLVGGVITDTDWLGWRWCFYVGVPFAVIALIVLQRTLHLPVVRRKVKVDWAGAFLITTAVSLLLVWVTFAGDKYDWVSWQTYAMVGGTVALLAVFLFVESRASEPIMPLRLFRNRTIALASLASLFVGVAMFAGTIFFSQYFQLARDKSPTMSGVLTIPMIAGLFVSSTVSGQVITRTGRWKAWLLAGGVLVTSGLGLLGTLRYDTAYWHVAIFMALLGLGVGMMMQNLVLCTQNQVAPSDLGAASSVVTFFRSLGGAIGVSALGAVLSHRITHYAEEGLARLGVSGSSTGHGEIPDLDALPTPIRTVIESSYGHGIGDVFLYAAPFAALALVFSFFIKEVPLRTTGALAQAAQGRATGTDGATDVPDASPAPAMAMASVAATSAETEAPATASGAASAAVPVSGDGGGIPVRGHVRGAESAPVPRAAVTLISLGGRQLGSSVAGTDGAYAVDAPAAGSYVLIAAADGFQPQASTVVVNGEPVAYDILLSGTSRLNGVVRAAGTGRAVRDAMVVVTDVRGDVLAGGVTGEQGEFGFGELVPGGVTVAVNAAGFRPRALPVEIGGTGVTRIEIDLEAGARLQGTVRAPGGALADARVTLVDAAGNVVGTATTGADGAYAFTDLGGGEYTVIATGYPPVATALTVAGPGVDGHDIELAHPGE; encoded by the coding sequence ATGGCAACGACCACACCAGCCGGTGTGCGGGCTCACGCCAAGCACGGAGGAGGCCCCGTCAAGGGTGCCCCCCACAGCGGTGGCGACCACGCCCCGATGACGCACCGGCAGATCATGGAAGCGCTGACCGGGCTGCTGCTCGGCATGTTCGTGGCGATCCTGTCGTCGACGATCGTGTCGAACGCGCTGCCGGACATCATCAAGGACCTGGGCGGCGGGCAGAGCGCGTACACCTGGGTGGTGACCGCGTCGCTGCTCGCGATGACCGCGTCCACCCCGCTGTGGGGCAAGCTCGCCGACCTGTTCTCCAAGAAGCTGCTGATCCAGCTCGCGCTGGTGATCTTCGTGCTCGGGTCGGCCGCCGCCGGACTGTCCCAGAACGCCGGGATGCTCATCGGATTCCGCGCGGTCCAGGGCATCGGCATGGGCGGGCTCTCCGCGCTGGCCCAGATCATCCTCGCGGCGATGATCTCCCCGCGTGAACGCGGCCGCTACAACGGCTACCTCGGCGCCACCTTCGCGACCGCCATGGTCGGCGGCCCGCTGGTCGGCGGTGTCATCACCGACACCGACTGGCTCGGCTGGCGCTGGTGCTTCTACGTCGGTGTGCCCTTCGCCGTCATCGCCCTGATCGTGCTCCAGCGGACCCTGCACCTGCCGGTCGTCCGGCGCAAGGTCAAGGTCGACTGGGCGGGCGCATTCCTCATCACCACCGCGGTCAGCCTGCTGCTGGTCTGGGTGACCTTCGCCGGTGACAAGTACGACTGGGTGTCGTGGCAGACGTACGCGATGGTCGGTGGCACGGTCGCGCTGCTCGCGGTGTTCCTGTTCGTCGAGTCCAGGGCGAGCGAGCCGATCATGCCGCTGCGGCTCTTCCGCAACCGGACGATCGCGCTGGCCTCGCTGGCCTCGCTCTTCGTCGGTGTCGCGATGTTCGCGGGCACGATCTTCTTCAGCCAGTACTTCCAGCTGGCCCGCGACAAGTCGCCGACCATGTCCGGCGTGCTGACCATCCCGATGATCGCCGGCCTGTTCGTCTCGTCGACCGTCTCCGGTCAGGTCATCACCCGCACCGGCCGCTGGAAGGCCTGGCTGCTCGCCGGCGGTGTGCTGGTGACCTCCGGTCTCGGACTGCTGGGCACGCTCCGGTACGACACCGCGTACTGGCACGTGGCGATCTTCATGGCGCTGCTCGGGCTCGGTGTCGGCATGATGATGCAGAACCTGGTGCTGTGCACCCAGAACCAGGTCGCCCCGAGCGACCTCGGTGCCGCCAGCTCGGTCGTCACCTTCTTCCGCTCCCTCGGCGGCGCGATCGGCGTCTCCGCGCTGGGCGCGGTCCTGAGCCACCGGATCACGCACTACGCCGAGGAGGGCCTCGCCAGGCTCGGTGTCTCCGGCTCCTCCACCGGTCACGGCGAGATCCCCGACCTGGACGCGCTGCCCACGCCGATCCGCACGGTCATCGAGAGCTCCTACGGCCACGGCATCGGGGACGTCTTCCTCTACGCCGCCCCCTTCGCCGCCCTCGCGCTCGTCTTCTCCTTCTTCATCAAGGAGGTCCCGCTGCGGACCACCGGGGCGCTCGCCCAGGCCGCGCAGGGCAGGGCGACGGGGACGGACGGGGCGACAGACGTCCCGGACGCGTCGCCCGCCCCGGCCATGGCCATGGCTTCGGTGGCGGCGACCTCCGCCGAGACCGAGGCTCCGGCCACCGCTTCGGGCGCCGCTTCGGCCGCCGTTCCGGTATCCGGCGACGGTGGCGGGATTCCCGTACGGGGTCACGTCCGCGGGGCCGAGAGCGCGCCCGTGCCGCGGGCCGCCGTCACCCTGATCTCGCTCGGCGGGCGGCAGCTCGGCAGTTCGGTCGCGGGCACCGACGGGGCCTACGCGGTGGACGCGCCCGCCGCCGGGTCGTACGTCCTGATCGCGGCCGCCGACGGGTTCCAGCCGCAGGCGTCCACCGTGGTCGTGAACGGCGAGCCGGTCGCGTACGACATCCTGCTGAGCGGGACGAGCCGGCTGAACGGTGTGGTGCGGGCCGCCGGGACCGGGCGGGCCGTGCGGGACGCCATGGTCGTGGTGACCGATGTGCGCGGGGACGTGCTGGCCGGCGGGGTCACCGGTGAACAGGGCGAGTTCGGCTTCGGCGAGCTGGTGCCGGGCGGGGTCACCGTCGCGGTGAACGCCGCCGGGTTCCGGCCGCGTGCCCTGCCCGTCGAGATCGGAGGCACCGGAGTCACCCGGATCGAGATCGACCTGGAGGCCGGGGCCCGGCTCCAGGGGACCGTACGGGCGCCGGGCGGGGCTCTGGCCGACGCCCGCGTGACCCTCGTGGACGCGGCGGGCAACGTGGTCGGCACGGCCACCACCGGCGCGGACGGGGCGTACGCCTTCACCGACCTGGGCGGCGGCGAGTACACGGTCATCGCGACCGGCTACCCGCCCGTGGCCACGGCCCTGACGGTCGCCGGACCCGGCGTCGACGGCCACGACATCGAACTCGCCCACCCCGGCGAGTAG
- a CDS encoding PPOX class F420-dependent oxidoreductase → MARNIATNTSVSLEELLDFVRPRHRALLLTRRADGSPQASPLTCGVDDSGRIVVSTYPERAKTRNAKRDERVSVVVLSDDWDGPWVQIDGTAEVIDSPDSVEPLVEYFRNISGEHPDWDEYRAAMVKQGKSIIRVTPERWGPVATGGFPARMVHND, encoded by the coding sequence ATGGCACGGAACATCGCGACCAACACCTCGGTCTCCCTCGAAGAGCTGCTCGACTTCGTACGCCCCCGGCACCGGGCGCTCCTGCTCACCCGGCGGGCCGACGGCAGCCCGCAGGCATCACCGCTGACCTGCGGCGTCGACGACTCGGGCCGGATCGTGGTCTCCACGTATCCCGAGCGCGCCAAGACACGTAACGCCAAGCGGGACGAGCGCGTGAGCGTCGTCGTGCTGAGCGACGACTGGGACGGCCCGTGGGTCCAGATCGACGGTACGGCGGAGGTCATCGACTCGCCGGACTCGGTCGAACCCCTGGTGGAGTACTTCCGGAACATCTCGGGCGAGCACCCGGACTGGGACGAGTACCGAGCCGCCATGGTCAAGCAGGGCAAGTCGATCATCCGGGTCACACCGGAGAGGTGGGGGCCGGTGGCGACCGGCGGCTTCCCCGCGCGCATGGTCCACAACGACTGA